A section of the Elizabethkingia anophelis R26 genome encodes:
- a CDS encoding MFS transporter: MLSIVMLINRSGSMVLPFLGVYMTDQLEFSIKESGIVLSFYGVGSVIGSWLGGYFTDKFGEYRVQSTSLFLSAPLFLLIPIFTSVEGMALIILLQSIISETFRPANSVAITKYARPENLTRAFSLNRMAINLGFSIGPALGGILSSVSYELLFITNAVGAILAGIFYVRFFRKRHKIYQKKMKEKSMVKDTLEKERSPYRDSPFLVYCLLCAIFSVCFFQFFNTIPIFYKEVAHLDQKSIGYILGYSGFIIVVLEMLVVNFADKYLTIAKTLLYGILMCAAAYAMLAINHHISLIMLSISILSVGEILVLPFMSTITALRSGKTNQGAYMGLNGMTFSISFIITPLLGTSVASDLGFNTLWIGSGAVLALAGIAMYFVVNWLLPGKVKAAH, from the coding sequence ATGCTTTCTATCGTAATGCTTATTAACAGGTCCGGATCAATGGTACTGCCTTTCTTGGGTGTGTACATGACGGATCAGTTAGAATTCAGTATTAAAGAATCGGGAATTGTACTGAGTTTTTATGGTGTCGGATCTGTAATAGGTTCCTGGCTGGGAGGCTATTTTACCGATAAATTTGGTGAATATCGGGTACAGTCTACCAGTTTATTTCTCAGTGCACCACTATTTTTACTAATACCAATCTTTACTTCGGTAGAAGGGATGGCTCTAATTATTCTGCTGCAAAGTATTATAAGCGAGACTTTCCGTCCGGCAAACTCTGTGGCGATTACCAAATATGCCAGGCCTGAAAATTTAACAAGAGCTTTCTCTCTTAACAGAATGGCCATTAATCTTGGTTTCTCTATAGGACCTGCTTTAGGGGGGATCTTGTCTTCAGTGTCATACGAATTACTTTTCATTACTAACGCAGTAGGAGCAATCCTTGCCGGGATATTTTATGTAAGATTTTTTAGAAAAAGACATAAGATTTATCAGAAAAAAATGAAAGAGAAATCTATGGTTAAGGATACCCTGGAAAAAGAGCGCTCCCCATATAGAGATTCCCCGTTTTTGGTATACTGTCTGCTATGTGCAATATTCTCTGTCTGCTTCTTTCAGTTCTTCAATACAATTCCCATTTTCTACAAAGAAGTAGCACATCTGGATCAGAAGAGTATAGGTTACATCCTGGGATACAGCGGATTTATCATTGTTGTATTGGAAATGCTGGTTGTAAATTTTGCAGATAAATATCTTACTATAGCAAAAACTCTTCTCTATGGAATTCTGATGTGTGCGGCAGCTTATGCAATGCTTGCGATAAATCATCATATATCATTGATAATGTTGTCGATATCTATACTGAGTGTGGGTGAAATATTAGTGCTTCCGTTTATGTCTACCATTACGGCATTACGATCCGGAAAAACCAATCAGGGTGCCTATATGGGGCTTAATGGTATGACTTTTTCTATTTCATTTATTATCACACCCTTACTGGGAACCAGTGTAGCAAGTGATTTAGGGTTTAATACGCTCTGGATAGGATCGGGAGCTGTTTTAGCGTTAGCGGGTATTGCGATGTATTTTGTGGTAAACTGGCTTCTTCCGGGTAAGGTTAAAGCAGCACATTAA
- a CDS encoding amino acid permease, which yields MENSDKKELKRGLQNRHIQLIALGGAIGTGLFLGIGMAAVLAGPSVILGYAVAGFIAFLIMRQLGEMVVEEPVSGSFSHFANKYWGSFAGFSSGWNYWLLYILVSMSELTAVGTYINFWWPEIPLWVSSLFFFFVINALNLASVKVYGEAEFWFSIIKVVAIIAMILFGSYLLISGTGGENASVSNLWNNGGFFPKGWISTSPDGSFQGLLAAMALIMFSFGGLELVGITAAEAENPEKNIPKATNQVIYRILIFYVGALIILFSLLPWASITKDTSPFVMVFEKLNGFQFSAFGHQVNFPRLIANALNLIVLTAALSVYNSSVFSNSRMLFGLASQGNAPKFLLKLNKNHVPVNAILVSAFFAAICVYINFVAPKDSLEILMNLVVSALVINWIMISFTHLKFRKAHEGITTKFPAFFYPVTNYICLLFLVGILIIMWITGMKISVELIPIWIAFLYISYLLVKKSKR from the coding sequence TTGGAGAATTCAGACAAGAAAGAATTAAAACGCGGTTTACAAAATCGTCATATTCAGCTTATTGCTTTAGGCGGAGCAATTGGTACAGGATTGTTTTTAGGGATAGGAATGGCGGCAGTTTTGGCCGGTCCTTCAGTAATCCTGGGTTATGCTGTTGCTGGTTTTATCGCTTTTTTAATTATGCGTCAATTGGGTGAAATGGTTGTAGAAGAACCTGTTTCAGGTAGCTTTAGTCATTTTGCTAATAAATATTGGGGATCTTTCGCTGGCTTCTCTTCTGGATGGAATTATTGGTTATTATATATCTTGGTTAGTATGTCCGAACTAACCGCCGTAGGTACTTATATTAATTTCTGGTGGCCAGAGATTCCGTTGTGGGTATCCAGCTTATTCTTCTTTTTTGTAATTAATGCTCTGAACCTGGCTTCTGTAAAAGTATATGGAGAAGCTGAATTCTGGTTTTCAATTATAAAAGTTGTCGCTATTATCGCTATGATCCTGTTTGGCAGCTACCTGCTTATTAGTGGTACCGGCGGAGAAAATGCCAGCGTAAGCAACCTGTGGAATAATGGAGGTTTCTTCCCTAAAGGATGGATCAGCACTTCTCCAGACGGAAGTTTTCAAGGATTATTAGCTGCTATGGCACTTATTATGTTCTCTTTTGGAGGACTGGAGCTTGTTGGAATAACGGCTGCTGAAGCTGAAAATCCAGAAAAAAATATCCCAAAAGCCACCAATCAGGTAATCTACAGAATTCTTATTTTCTATGTAGGTGCATTGATCATATTATTTTCATTATTGCCCTGGGCTTCTATTACTAAAGATACAAGTCCGTTTGTAATGGTTTTCGAAAAACTAAATGGCTTCCAATTCAGTGCTTTTGGACATCAGGTAAATTTCCCAAGATTAATTGCCAATGCTTTGAATCTCATCGTTCTTACTGCAGCTTTATCTGTTTACAATTCAAGTGTTTTTAGTAACAGTAGAATGTTATTCGGACTCGCAAGCCAAGGAAATGCACCTAAGTTTCTTTTAAAGCTAAATAAAAATCATGTTCCTGTAAATGCAATTCTTGTATCAGCATTCTTTGCTGCTATATGTGTATATATCAATTTTGTAGCACCTAAAGATTCACTGGAAATATTAATGAATCTTGTTGTTTCAGCTTTAGTCATCAATTGGATTATGATTTCATTTACACATTTAAAATTCAGAAAAGCACATGAAGGCATAACAACCAAATTTCCCGCATTTTTTTATCCTGTTACTAATTACATATGCTTATTGTTCTTAGTTGGTATTTTGATCATTATGTGGATTACAGGAATGAAGATATCTGTGGAACTAATCCCAATATGGATAGCGTTCTTATATATAAGCTATCTCCTGGTAAAGAAGAGTAAAAGATAA
- a CDS encoding META domain-containing protein: protein MKRQFALIAAGILLIANSCTTVTKTDSSSAQTTTENTIIGKKWKLVELFGKPVADQINGKEAFLKLLQQDKAYLYQASGGCNGIRGTFTTNTTTSVIHFSPGASTKMACPDMSIETGINKVLETVDNYTVSKEGDILSLNKGRMAPLAKFRAIAE, encoded by the coding sequence ATGAAAAGACAATTTGCCTTAATCGCAGCAGGAATTTTACTGATAGCTAATTCTTGTACTACAGTTACAAAGACTGATAGTTCTTCTGCACAAACAACTACTGAAAATACCATTATTGGTAAAAAATGGAAACTGGTAGAATTATTTGGGAAACCTGTAGCTGACCAAATAAATGGTAAAGAAGCTTTTCTGAAGCTATTGCAACAGGATAAAGCTTATTTATATCAAGCTTCTGGCGGTTGCAACGGAATCAGAGGTACTTTTACGACAAACACCACAACTTCTGTAATTCATTTCTCTCCAGGAGCATCAACAAAAATGGCATGTCCGGATATGAGCATAGAAACAGGAATAAACAAAGTATTAGAAACTGTCGATAATTATACTGTAAGTAAAGAAGGTGATATCCTTTCTCTTAATAAAGGGCGTATGGCACCATTAGCAAAGTTCCGTGCTATAGCGGAATAA
- a CDS encoding ABC-F family ATP-binding cassette domain-containing protein: protein MLTLQNITYQHPDKEILFENLNFIVNKGDKIAIVGNNGSGKSTLLKLISGLLTPSAGDIRTEGSVYYLPQILEQFDTQSIARALGVQKKLSALREILEGIVTEENITVLDDNWDLEEKIKQALETWGLLDFTAYESMNRLSGGQKTKVLIAGIEIHQPDIILMDEPTNHLDRQSREQLYEFIENTNKTLLVVSHDRTLLNLLPKTAELSRKEMMLYGGNYDFYKEQKQIQQNALQNSIKNTENALKKAKATERETLERQQKLDAKGKKKQEKAGVAKIMMNTLRNNAENSTAKIRDTHSDKIEGLSQELQQLRRGVPLTDQMKLGFDQANLHRGKILIKAEHINHAYQDKNIWKKPLDVVVSSGERILIIGENGSGKTTLIKLLLGQMKPSEGIIERADFNSVYIDQDYSMINHSLSVIQQAESFNWLPLPEHEVKTILSRFLFGKETWDKSCSVLSGGERMRLLLACLSITGKAPDIIILDEPTNNLDLQNIEILTNAIRDYKGTLLVISHDDVFSEEINIETRILL from the coding sequence ATGCTTACGTTACAAAATATTACTTATCAGCATCCTGATAAGGAGATTCTTTTTGAGAACCTTAATTTTATAGTTAATAAAGGCGATAAAATTGCAATTGTCGGAAATAATGGTTCTGGTAAATCTACACTATTAAAGCTAATCTCCGGATTATTAACCCCCTCTGCAGGAGATATAAGAACAGAAGGTTCTGTTTACTATCTGCCACAAATCCTGGAACAATTCGATACGCAGAGTATAGCAAGAGCTTTAGGAGTTCAGAAAAAGCTTTCAGCTTTAAGAGAAATTCTGGAAGGTATTGTAACAGAAGAGAATATAACAGTTCTGGATGATAACTGGGATCTGGAAGAAAAAATAAAACAAGCACTGGAAACATGGGGGCTGTTGGATTTTACAGCTTATGAATCAATGAACAGACTTAGTGGTGGCCAGAAAACAAAAGTTTTAATTGCCGGAATAGAAATCCACCAGCCAGATATTATACTGATGGATGAACCTACCAATCATCTGGACAGACAGAGCAGGGAACAGCTATATGAATTTATTGAGAATACAAATAAAACTCTTCTGGTCGTTAGTCACGACAGAACCTTATTAAATTTATTGCCCAAAACAGCAGAGCTAAGCCGTAAAGAAATGATGCTTTATGGTGGTAACTATGATTTTTATAAAGAGCAAAAACAGATACAGCAAAATGCATTACAGAATAGCATTAAGAATACTGAAAATGCGCTGAAGAAGGCTAAAGCAACAGAGCGTGAAACCTTGGAACGCCAGCAAAAGCTTGATGCAAAAGGAAAAAAGAAACAAGAAAAAGCAGGAGTGGCTAAGATCATGATGAATACCCTGCGTAATAATGCTGAAAACAGCACTGCTAAAATTAGAGATACACATTCCGATAAAATAGAAGGTCTTAGTCAGGAGCTTCAGCAGTTAAGAAGAGGAGTTCCACTTACAGATCAAATGAAATTAGGATTTGATCAGGCCAATCTTCATCGAGGAAAAATACTGATAAAAGCAGAGCATATAAACCATGCGTACCAGGATAAGAATATTTGGAAAAAGCCTTTAGATGTTGTTGTTAGCAGCGGTGAGCGTATCTTGATAATCGGAGAAAACGGATCCGGAAAAACAACATTGATTAAACTTCTTTTAGGACAGATGAAACCTTCTGAAGGTATTATAGAAAGGGCAGATTTTAATTCGGTTTATATCGATCAGGATTACTCCATGATTAATCATTCTCTTAGTGTGATTCAGCAGGCAGAATCATTTAACTGGCTTCCTTTACCTGAACATGAAGTAAAAACTATACTCAGTCGATTTTTGTTTGGGAAAGAGACATGGGATAAATCTTGTAGTGTACTTAGTGGTGGTGAAAGGATGAGGTTGTTACTTGCATGTTTATCAATTACAGGAAAAGCTCCGGATATTATTATTCTGGATGAACCAACCAATAATCTGGATCTTCAGAATATTGAGATTCTTACCAATGCTATAAGAGATTATAAAGGAACATTACTGGTAATTTCACATGATGATGTCTTTTCTGAAGAGATAAATATTGAGACCAGAATTTTATTATAA
- a CDS encoding META domain-containing protein, translating to MRKHLTLIAAGILLFANSCNTVQNTNNNNNTSQQNTMPENTVLGKKWKLIELNGKPVADKVNGKEPYLKLLKQDKEYRYEASGGCNGIGGNLKLTGFRVQFAQGMSTMMACEDMSIEQGLSKALIAADNYTVSKEGDVLSINKARMAPLARFRAVAE from the coding sequence ATGAGAAAACATCTTACACTAATTGCAGCAGGAATCTTACTATTTGCAAACTCCTGTAATACTGTTCAGAATACGAACAATAATAATAACACATCACAACAAAATACAATGCCTGAAAATACAGTTCTTGGAAAAAAATGGAAATTAATTGAGCTAAATGGTAAACCTGTAGCTGATAAAGTGAACGGAAAAGAACCTTATCTGAAACTTCTAAAGCAGGATAAAGAGTATAGATACGAAGCATCTGGTGGCTGTAATGGCATTGGAGGGAATCTTAAACTAACCGGCTTCAGAGTTCAGTTTGCTCAGGGAATGTCTACTATGATGGCTTGTGAAGATATGAGCATCGAACAAGGGCTAAGTAAAGCCTTAATAGCGGCTGATAATTATACAGTGAGCAAAGAAGGAGATGTATTGTCTATTAACAAGGCTCGTATGGCTCCGTTAGCAAGATTCCGAGCTGTAGCAGAGTAA